Proteins co-encoded in one Prevotella sp. E13-27 genomic window:
- a CDS encoding DUF4450 domain-containing protein codes for MPKHLTTLTALLFALTISAQSVRQRTTQYYPDGNAFTCINGNNRFTRALYGSIAEWRLETSDRPVFATFKKNDYRNIRFVVSYKGKSIQLDSTDYCEARYINARRDYLLRDKRWGNGTLRLSVLAYPDAEGAIWKFTATGFDDNLWIEQLMCETRESKFSRSGDIGSFEKPNAFEAPLEPKKLKYVKQRISHDLYFMFDGEHISADASITSARRYNETKEHYDRLTSSVSFTTPDPYINPVGCALVAAADGAWSGQVWLHGAVGWRMPLPGWRAAYMGDFLGMPDRQRIHFDAYAKSQVTDVPVSQPHVMDEENNLARGAYIWGTPMYSDGYICRNPERNNQFHHYDMNLVYIDELLWHFQFDADTAYMRKMWPVIKRHLAWEKKTWDPDGDGLYDAYCCIWASDALQYNSGAVTHSSAYNYRGNLLAARIAELIGEDGIQYKKEADAILKAMNERLWISSDAEANHWAEYQDFMGLKRVHKNAALWSIYTPIDCEAGTPEQYYQATRYVDSAIPHIPFAADGKEYYTLSTSNWSPYEWSINNVTMAEVMHTILAYYQAGRKEEAYRLLKANIMDFMYLGRSPGNFGQLSAMDEALGEGYRDFADVTGISSRAIIEGLFGITPNALYGECIIRPGFPESWDSASIHTPYLTYSFKRVGNKDVYDIVQHFKQPLRITIRQNIGNGEYKDTAFSTDTTQHIEIAHIDYKEEAPARPTPFAAPMGTAFNDIKTKACRTVNMDGLFNSNVTDIFKNKYLTPRSPYTTLCVPTQGIGDWCSTKRTANIDDTKLRSMVKNGLLALPVGNNTLPFRSTSEGNNIAYVSLWDNYPDSISISLRGKAAHAYLLMAGSTNPMQFDIANGVVIATYTDGTEDQMELQSPSNWCPIEQDYLENAPAFPIPEPRPYRVGLSTGIVSRSLFHDSAAKPKKAVCNIDGGAAILLDMPLNPKKKLRSLKIKALSNEVVIGLMGLTLQ; via the coding sequence TTGCCTAAACACTTAACGACGCTGACAGCACTATTATTTGCCTTGACCATATCGGCTCAGTCTGTCAGACAACGAACAACGCAATACTATCCTGACGGTAATGCCTTCACCTGTATCAACGGCAACAACCGTTTCACGCGTGCGCTCTATGGCAGCATCGCAGAATGGCGACTTGAGACAAGCGACCGTCCTGTATTTGCCACATTCAAGAAAAACGACTACCGTAACATCCGCTTTGTCGTAAGCTATAAAGGCAAAAGTATTCAGCTCGACTCCACAGACTATTGTGAGGCAAGATATATCAATGCACGACGCGACTATCTCCTGAGAGACAAACGCTGGGGCAACGGCACGTTACGACTGTCAGTACTCGCATATCCCGACGCAGAAGGTGCTATCTGGAAGTTCACTGCGACAGGGTTTGATGACAATCTCTGGATAGAGCAGCTTATGTGCGAAACGAGAGAAAGCAAGTTCAGCCGCTCAGGTGACATCGGCTCGTTTGAGAAGCCTAATGCCTTCGAAGCGCCACTAGAGCCAAAGAAGCTCAAGTACGTCAAGCAGCGTATTTCACATGATTTATACTTCATGTTTGACGGTGAACATATTTCAGCAGATGCGTCGATAACGTCAGCCAGAAGATACAATGAGACAAAGGAACACTACGACAGGTTAACGTCATCGGTATCCTTCACTACTCCCGACCCATACATAAACCCAGTAGGATGTGCCTTGGTAGCTGCTGCCGACGGTGCATGGAGCGGTCAGGTATGGCTACATGGGGCTGTTGGCTGGCGCATGCCTCTCCCCGGATGGAGAGCTGCCTATATGGGCGATTTCCTCGGTATGCCCGACCGTCAGCGCATCCATTTCGACGCCTATGCTAAGAGTCAGGTGACCGACGTCCCCGTATCCCAGCCCCATGTCATGGACGAAGAAAACAACCTTGCCCGAGGTGCATATATCTGGGGCACACCTATGTATAGCGACGGCTATATCTGTCGTAATCCCGAAAGGAACAACCAGTTCCACCATTACGACATGAACCTCGTATATATAGATGAGTTGCTCTGGCATTTCCAGTTCGATGCCGATACGGCCTACATGCGAAAGATGTGGCCCGTCATCAAGCGCCATCTGGCATGGGAGAAAAAGACGTGGGATCCTGATGGCGACGGCCTCTACGATGCCTATTGCTGCATCTGGGCAAGCGACGCGCTGCAGTACAACAGCGGAGCCGTCACCCATTCGTCAGCCTACAACTATCGCGGCAACCTTCTTGCAGCCCGCATAGCAGAGCTCATCGGTGAAGATGGCATCCAGTATAAGAAGGAGGCAGACGCCATCCTTAAGGCTATGAATGAGCGGCTGTGGATAAGCAGTGATGCGGAAGCAAATCACTGGGCCGAATATCAGGATTTCATGGGACTGAAGCGTGTGCATAAGAACGCAGCCCTTTGGAGCATCTACACACCTATTGACTGCGAAGCAGGAACGCCCGAACAATACTATCAGGCCACACGCTACGTGGACAGTGCCATTCCGCACATCCCCTTCGCTGCCGACGGAAAGGAATATTATACGCTAAGCACATCCAACTGGTCTCCTTATGAGTGGAGCATCAACAATGTGACTATGGCAGAAGTCATGCACACCATCTTGGCATACTATCAGGCAGGCAGGAAAGAGGAGGCTTATCGTCTGCTGAAGGCTAACATTATGGACTTCATGTATCTGGGCAGGAGCCCTGGCAACTTCGGTCAGCTGTCAGCCATGGACGAAGCACTCGGCGAGGGCTACCGCGACTTTGCCGACGTCACAGGCATCTCTTCACGCGCCATCATTGAAGGACTGTTCGGCATCACGCCCAACGCTCTCTATGGTGAGTGTATCATCCGTCCCGGCTTCCCAGAGTCGTGGGACAGTGCTTCCATACACACTCCTTATCTCACTTATAGTTTCAAACGTGTTGGTAACAAGGATGTGTATGACATCGTCCAGCATTTCAAGCAGCCACTGCGCATAACTATCCGCCAGAACATTGGCAATGGAGAATACAAAGACACAGCGTTCTCTACTGATACTACGCAGCACATTGAGATTGCTCACATTGACTACAAGGAAGAAGCGCCAGCCCGCCCCACCCCATTTGCTGCGCCCATGGGTACAGCCTTCAACGACATAAAAACCAAGGCATGCAGGACTGTTAACATGGACGGATTGTTCAACAGCAATGTGACAGATATCTTCAAGAACAAGTATCTCACTCCACGCTCTCCATATACCACACTCTGCGTACCCACTCAGGGCATTGGCGACTGGTGCTCAACAAAGCGCACTGCCAACATCGATGACACGAAACTGCGCTCTATGGTAAAGAACGGCTTACTGGCTCTACCTGTTGGTAACAACACATTGCCATTCCGTTCTACAAGCGAAGGCAATAACATTGCCTATGTAAGTCTTTGGGACAACTACCCCGACAGCATAAGCATATCACTGAGAGGCAAAGCCGCTCACGCCTACCTCCTTATGGCAGGCAGCACCAACCCCATGCAGTTCGATATTGCCAATGGCGTTGTCATAGCCACATACACTGATGGCACAGAGGATCAGATGGAGCTTCAATCGCCAAGCAACTGGTGCCCTATTGAACAGGACTATTTAGAGAATGCGCCAGCCTTCCCCATTCCTGAGCCCCGCCCCTATCGCGTAGGACTGTCAACAGGCATCGTCAGCCGTAGTCTGTTCCATGATTCCGCTGCAAAGCCAAAGAAAGCTGTATGCAATATTGATGGAGGTGCAGCAATACTTCTCGACATGCCGTTGAACCCGAAAAAGAAGCTCCGCAGCCTCAAGATTAAGGCTCTGAGCAATGAGGTTGTCATTGGTCTCATGGGCCTCACCCTGCAATAA
- the lpxA gene encoding acyl-ACP--UDP-N-acetylglucosamine O-acyltransferase, with protein sequence MSDISPKAEISPSAKIGNNCKIFPFVYIEDDVVIGDNCIIFPFVSICSGTRMGKNNKIHQGSVIGALPQDFDFRGEKSECIIGNNNIIRENVVINRATHTSGQTVLGNDNVLMEGSHISHDTKVGDRCVFGYGTKIAGDCEIQDGVIFSSSVIENAKTRVGRGAMIQAGTTFSKDVPPYIICTKRSEYGGVNYTMGRTYGVDEKVLKHIANAYRLVYLGNTSLFDAVNQIKDQVPDSEEIRNIIEFLNSTKLGVIAKI encoded by the coding sequence ATGTCAGATATTAGTCCAAAGGCCGAGATTAGCCCAAGCGCAAAAATCGGCAACAACTGTAAGATATTCCCATTCGTATATATAGAAGACGATGTAGTCATTGGCGACAACTGCATCATCTTCCCCTTCGTGAGTATCTGCTCAGGCACTCGCATGGGAAAGAACAACAAGATCCATCAGGGAAGCGTTATCGGTGCACTGCCTCAGGACTTCGATTTCCGTGGTGAGAAGTCGGAATGCATCATCGGCAACAACAATATCATCCGTGAGAACGTGGTCATCAACCGTGCTACTCACACTAGCGGACAGACCGTCTTAGGCAATGACAACGTGCTGATGGAAGGTTCCCACATCTCACATGACACAAAGGTGGGCGACCGCTGCGTATTTGGCTATGGCACAAAGATTGCCGGCGACTGTGAGATTCAGGACGGTGTAATCTTCTCTTCATCGGTCATCGAGAATGCTAAGACACGCGTAGGCCGCGGTGCTATGATACAGGCTGGTACGACATTCTCTAAGGATGTGCCTCCATATATCATCTGCACAAAGCGTTCAGAGTATGGCGGTGTGAACTACACCATGGGTCGTACATATGGAGTAGATGAGAAGGTGCTGAAGCACATTGCCAATGCCTACCGCCTTGTTTACTTAGGTAACACCTCTCTCTTCGACGCTGTTAACCAGATTAAAGATCAGGTGCCCGACAGTGAAGAGATTCGCAACATCATTGAGTTCCTGAACAGTACAAAGCTCGGCGTGATAGCGAAGATTTAA
- a CDS encoding efflux transporter outer membrane subunit produces the protein MKIHIFKYMMTALFTTSKSIKTPLPLGRGWGWVFAVLLLSSCGLYNKYERPDEVNTKGLIRDLTSDTDTLVTNSDDNFGNLPWREVFTDPQLQSLIEKALENNVDLRNAALNVKMMQTMLTVSKLAFLPSVAIAPQGTISQVQMDGASVSKTYQLPISASWSIDLFGNLLSQKRSAQMKLLATKDYQVVVQTNIICGVANLYYTLMMLDEQLRIVTDMEALSKDTWDMMKLQMELGRARSTSVLSAEASYYSIQAKAAALRQQIREMENSMSLLLNEPAHQIARGSFYDQSLPSEFSTGVGIQLLSNRADVHAAEMALAQCFYDTETARSRFYPNITITGTAMFTNSLGGQIVNPGKWILSAVGQLTQPIFQHGQIVAGLKVAKAQQEQALNTFQSTILKAGNEVSNALIAYNTCDEKSKLDEKQVDIYTQYVEDTKQLYASKGSSYLEVIQAQSSLLNARISKVTDDFSKMQAVVNLYQALGGGSK, from the coding sequence ATGAAGATACATATTTTTAAATATATGATGACCGCGCTGTTTACAACCAGCAAGTCTATTAAGACTCCCCTTCCACTCGGGAGGGGCTGGGGGTGGGTCTTTGCTGTCCTCCTACTTTCAAGCTGCGGACTCTACAACAAATATGAGCGTCCCGACGAGGTGAACACGAAAGGGCTCATTCGTGACCTTACGAGCGATACCGACACCCTTGTCACCAACAGCGATGACAACTTCGGCAATCTGCCCTGGCGCGAAGTATTCACCGACCCACAGCTGCAGTCGCTCATTGAGAAAGCTCTGGAAAACAATGTTGACCTGCGTAATGCAGCACTCAACGTTAAGATGATGCAGACCATGCTCACCGTTTCAAAGCTGGCTTTCCTCCCCTCAGTAGCCATCGCTCCTCAGGGAACAATAAGCCAGGTGCAGATGGATGGCGCATCTGTGTCAAAAACCTATCAGCTGCCCATCTCAGCATCGTGGAGCATAGACCTCTTCGGAAACCTGCTTTCACAAAAGCGTTCAGCTCAGATGAAGCTGCTTGCGACCAAAGACTATCAGGTTGTAGTTCAGACCAACATCATCTGCGGTGTGGCAAACCTTTACTACACACTGATGATGCTTGACGAACAGCTACGCATCGTCACCGATATGGAAGCCCTGTCAAAGGACACATGGGACATGATGAAACTGCAGATGGAGCTGGGACGTGCACGTTCTACCAGCGTGCTGAGTGCAGAGGCAAGCTACTATAGCATTCAGGCAAAAGCAGCAGCACTGCGTCAGCAGATTCGTGAGATGGAGAACTCCATGTCACTGTTGCTCAACGAGCCTGCTCATCAGATTGCGCGTGGCTCATTCTACGACCAGTCACTCCCATCAGAGTTCTCTACTGGCGTGGGCATACAGTTGCTCTCTAACCGTGCCGACGTACATGCCGCAGAGATGGCTCTTGCTCAGTGTTTCTACGACACCGAGACAGCACGCTCACGTTTCTATCCGAACATCACCATCACTGGTACGGCCATGTTTACTAACTCTCTCGGCGGACAGATTGTCAACCCAGGCAAGTGGATCCTCTCAGCCGTTGGCCAGCTCACACAGCCTATCTTCCAACATGGACAGATTGTTGCAGGTCTGAAAGTTGCAAAAGCTCAGCAGGAGCAGGCGCTGAACACTTTCCAGAGCACTATTCTGAAAGCCGGCAACGAGGTAAGCAATGCACTCATAGCATATAACACTTGCGACGAGAAGAGTAAGCTTGACGAGAAGCAGGTAGATATCTACACACAATATGTAGAAGACACCAAGCAGCTGTATGCATCTAAAGGCAGCAGCTATCTTGAGGTCATCCAAGCTCAGTCGAGCCTGCTCAACGCACGCATCTCCAAGGTCACCGACGACTTCAGCAAGATGCAGGCTGTAGTGAACCTCTATCAGGCACTGGGAGGCGGAAGTAAGTGA
- a CDS encoding efflux RND transporter permease subunit, with the protein MTFTAFIKRPVLSTVISILIVLLGAIGLVSLPIEQYPDIAPPTVVVYTSYPGADAETVKNSVITPLEESINGVEGMDYISSTASSGSASISILFRQGMNPDMCAVNVQNRVSQAQALLPAEVTKIGVTVMKRQTSQVMMFTLTSDGRYDDEFLTNYNNINIIPAIKRIQGVGDVQSPGVKTYSMRIWLKPDVMKQYNLMPSDISGVLAEQNIEAAPGTFGERSDVAYEYAMRYTGRFKTAEEFGNIIISSDANGQTLKLKDVAKIELGGLQYSVSMKNNNIPSVMGMVQQIAGSNANEIAKQVKAELKEQSKLFPPGMYYKINYDVTEFLYASIEEVLFTLIFTLILVFIVIYVFLQDWRSTLIPLIAVPVSLIGTFFFLLVFGFSINLLTLSALLLAIAIVVDDAIVVVEAVHAKLDQGYKSTLTASIDAMNEISGAIISITLVMASVFIPVSFLGGTTGTFYREFGVTMAVSIFISALNALTLSPALCAIFLKPHDKNGHEIKMSRIDRFHAAFNASYDRILGKYKTNIEKLVRKPITIITTAIISIVILVITFNTTKTGLVPDEDTGTIFCTISMPPATSVARTRQVINEVDSILAADPAIQSREQIQGYNFIAGAGSDQATFILKLKPFSERQKGFFWKLSGLWQGDGIYRFFLNPLESTGVLAQIYIKTAHIKDAKILAFAPPMIPGFSANSGISLVMQDRTGGDLNRFFGVVQDYLTELNKRPEFQMAMTSYNPNYPQYMIHVDVAKCKQSGISPSTVLSTLQGYYGGLYASNFNAYGKLYRVMIQGSPETRMTPESLKSVYVRTPKGMSPVEEFCRMERVYGPSNINRFNLFTSINVTATVANGYSTGAAIKAAQEVAAEVLPTGYSYDYMGLTREEAKASNSTAIIFILCFIFIYLILSAQYESYILPLAVVLSVPFGLAGCFLFTMIFGHANDIYMQISLIMLIGLLAKNAILIVQFALERRQTGMAITWAATLGAAARLRPILMTSLAMIIGLLPMMFASGVGKNGNQTLGAAAVGGMLIGTMFQIIVVPGLFVVFQTLQEKFSPMKFEGDEENPDVTTELQQYAKRPVDYELQK; encoded by the coding sequence ATGACTTTTACAGCATTTATCAAACGTCCGGTACTCTCCACGGTGATATCTATTCTCATCGTGCTGTTAGGTGCCATCGGTCTTGTTTCGCTGCCTATTGAGCAGTATCCAGACATAGCGCCGCCTACGGTTGTTGTTTACACCAGCTATCCTGGTGCCGATGCCGAGACGGTGAAGAATTCAGTTATCACACCGCTTGAAGAGAGCATCAACGGTGTGGAAGGCATGGACTATATCTCATCAACGGCTTCTTCAGGCTCGGCTAGCATATCCATTCTGTTCCGTCAGGGCATGAACCCTGATATGTGTGCAGTGAACGTGCAGAACCGTGTCTCTCAGGCTCAGGCACTGCTGCCTGCCGAGGTAACGAAGATCGGTGTGACAGTAATGAAGCGTCAGACCTCACAGGTGATGATGTTCACCCTGACATCTGACGGCCGCTACGATGATGAGTTTCTGACTAACTACAACAACATCAATATCATCCCAGCCATCAAGCGTATTCAGGGTGTGGGCGACGTGCAGAGTCCAGGTGTGAAGACCTACTCTATGCGTATATGGCTGAAGCCAGACGTGATGAAGCAATACAACCTGATGCCAAGCGACATCAGTGGAGTGCTGGCAGAGCAGAATATCGAGGCAGCTCCTGGTACGTTTGGTGAGCGTAGTGATGTGGCCTATGAATATGCCATGCGCTATACAGGTCGTTTCAAGACGGCTGAGGAGTTCGGCAACATCATCATTTCAAGCGATGCCAACGGTCAGACGCTGAAGCTGAAGGACGTAGCGAAGATTGAGTTGGGTGGTCTGCAATACTCTGTATCGATGAAGAACAACAACATTCCATCGGTAATGGGTATGGTTCAGCAGATTGCAGGTTCAAACGCCAACGAGATTGCAAAGCAGGTGAAAGCTGAGCTCAAGGAACAGTCGAAGCTGTTCCCTCCAGGCATGTACTACAAGATCAACTACGACGTTACCGAGTTCCTCTATGCATCAATCGAGGAAGTACTCTTCACGCTGATATTCACCCTCATCCTGGTGTTCATCGTGATCTACGTATTCCTTCAGGACTGGCGCTCTACGCTCATCCCGCTGATTGCCGTTCCAGTGTCACTGATTGGTACGTTCTTCTTCCTGTTGGTGTTCGGTTTCTCTATAAACCTGCTGACGCTATCGGCTTTGCTGTTGGCTATCGCCATCGTGGTCGATGATGCCATTGTGGTTGTAGAGGCTGTGCACGCAAAGCTGGATCAGGGCTACAAGTCAACGCTAACGGCATCTATCGATGCCATGAACGAAATCTCTGGCGCAATCATCTCTATCACACTGGTGATGGCATCAGTGTTCATTCCTGTTTCATTCTTGGGCGGCACCACAGGTACGTTCTACCGCGAGTTCGGTGTGACAATGGCTGTCAGCATCTTCATCTCGGCTCTTAACGCATTGACGCTGTCACCGGCTCTATGTGCTATCTTCCTGAAGCCTCACGACAAGAATGGCCACGAGATAAAGATGTCGCGTATAGACCGTTTCCATGCAGCTTTCAATGCTTCTTACGATAGGATTCTTGGCAAATACAAGACAAACATTGAGAAGCTGGTGCGCAAACCTATCACCATTATTACTACGGCCATCATCTCTATAGTAATATTGGTAATCACATTTAATACAACCAAGACAGGTCTTGTGCCCGATGAGGATACTGGTACAATCTTCTGCACCATCTCAATGCCTCCTGCTACATCTGTGGCACGCACCCGTCAGGTCATCAATGAGGTTGACTCTATCCTGGCTGCAGACCCAGCCATCCAGAGCCGTGAGCAGATTCAGGGTTACAACTTCATTGCAGGTGCCGGTTCTGACCAGGCAACATTCATCCTGAAGCTTAAGCCATTCAGCGAGCGTCAGAAAGGATTCTTCTGGAAGCTCAGCGGACTATGGCAGGGCGACGGCATCTACCGTTTCTTCCTGAACCCACTGGAATCTACAGGCGTACTGGCACAGATCTATATCAAGACTGCGCACATCAAGGATGCTAAGATTCTGGCCTTCGCTCCGCCAATGATTCCTGGTTTCTCAGCAAACAGCGGTATCTCGCTGGTGATGCAGGACCGTACTGGTGGTGATCTGAACCGTTTCTTCGGCGTTGTACAGGACTATCTGACTGAGCTCAACAAGCGTCCAGAGTTCCAGATGGCTATGACCTCATACAACCCGAACTATCCACAGTACATGATACATGTAGATGTGGCAAAGTGTAAGCAGAGTGGCATATCGCCATCTACGGTACTTTCCACACTTCAGGGTTACTATGGCGGTCTCTATGCCTCTAACTTCAATGCCTATGGTAAGCTCTACCGTGTGATGATACAGGGCTCGCCAGAGACGCGCATGACACCAGAGTCACTGAAGAGCGTCTATGTACGCACTCCGAAGGGCATGTCGCCCGTTGAGGAGTTCTGCCGCATGGAGCGTGTCTATGGTCCTTCGAACATCAACCGTTTCAACCTGTTCACCTCTATTAATGTAACAGCAACGGTTGCCAACGGCTACTCTACGGGTGCTGCCATTAAGGCAGCTCAAGAGGTAGCTGCAGAGGTACTGCCTACGGGTTACTCATATGACTATATGGGTCTGACACGTGAGGAGGCAAAAGCTTCTAACTCAACAGCCATCATCTTCATACTCTGCTTCATCTTCATCTACCTGATTCTGTCAGCACAGTATGAGTCATACATCCTGCCATTGGCTGTAGTATTATCCGTGCCGTTCGGTCTGGCTGGCTGTTTCCTCTTCACGATGATTTTCGGCCACGCCAACGATATCTACATGCAGATCTCACTCATCATGCTGATTGGTCTGCTGGCTAAGAACGCCATCCTTATTGTGCAGTTCGCCCTTGAGCGCCGTCAGACAGGTATGGCTATCACCTGGGCTGCTACATTGGGTGCCGCAGCACGTCTGCGTCCTATCCTCATGACATCACTTGCCATGATTATCGGTCTGCTGCCAATGATGTTCGCATCAGGCGTAGGTAAGAACGGTAACCAGACACTGGGTGCCGCTGCTGTAGGTGGTATGCTCATCGGTACGATGTTCCAAATCATTGTGGTGCCAGGCCTGTTCGTAGTCTTCCAGACATTGCAGGAGAAGTTCTCACCAATGAAATTTGAGGGCGACGAGGAGAATCCTGACGTAACAACAGAACTGCAGCAGTATGCAAAGCGTCCTGTTGATTATGAATTGCAAAAGTAA
- a CDS encoding efflux RND transporter periplasmic adaptor subunit, translated as MKMKKILLFAASALLFAACSGGGRPTFGDNEYPVTEVKASSAAMKQTYPASIKGVQDVQISPKIGGFLTKIYVNEGQTVSAGQVLFEIDNQTYQAQVRQAQASVTTAQAAVNTAKLTYENSKKLFDNRVIGDYEMQTSQNSYEQAKAALAQAEAALANAKEALSFCFVKSPASGVVGTLPFKVGALVSAQNVLTTVSDNSSMEVYFSMNEKDVLAMSKSEGGQKAALAALPAVKLQLADGSIYASEGKVAKMSGVIDQSTGTVQMIAVFPNPDKLLKSGGSGVVIIPRDQDTAIVIPQSCVSEVQNKKFVYTLGKDNKVVYTEITVDPQNDGNNYVVTSGLKIGDKYVTNGITKLTDQMEIVPITPERYQEKIQEQAKAMTAGDIVGEMKK; from the coding sequence ATGAAAATGAAAAAGATTTTGTTATTCGCAGCCTCTGCCCTGCTTTTTGCAGCATGTAGCGGAGGTGGTCGTCCAACGTTTGGCGACAACGAGTACCCCGTCACTGAGGTAAAGGCTAGCAGTGCTGCCATGAAGCAGACCTACCCTGCTTCAATCAAAGGCGTTCAGGATGTACAAATCAGTCCGAAAATTGGAGGTTTCCTTACAAAGATTTACGTCAACGAAGGTCAGACCGTTAGTGCCGGACAAGTGCTGTTCGAGATTGACAACCAGACCTATCAGGCACAGGTGCGCCAGGCACAGGCTTCAGTAACTACTGCTCAGGCTGCCGTGAACACAGCCAAACTGACATACGAGAACTCAAAGAAACTGTTCGATAATCGCGTTATCGGCGATTATGAGATGCAGACATCACAGAACTCTTACGAACAGGCAAAAGCTGCACTGGCTCAGGCTGAGGCAGCACTTGCCAATGCAAAGGAGGCGCTGAGCTTCTGCTTCGTCAAGAGTCCTGCTTCAGGTGTAGTAGGCACCCTGCCATTCAAGGTTGGCGCATTGGTTAGCGCACAGAACGTGCTGACAACTGTTAGCGACAACTCTTCAATGGAGGTATATTTCTCTATGAACGAGAAAGACGTCTTGGCTATGTCAAAGTCGGAAGGTGGACAGAAAGCTGCTCTTGCAGCCCTTCCTGCTGTCAAACTTCAGTTGGCCGACGGTTCCATCTACGCCAGTGAAGGCAAGGTAGCAAAGATGAGCGGCGTCATTGACCAGTCAACAGGTACTGTACAGATGATAGCCGTATTCCCCAACCCAGACAAGCTGCTGAAGAGCGGCGGCTCAGGCGTTGTCATCATTCCCCGCGATCAGGATACAGCAATCGTTATCCCACAGTCATGTGTATCAGAGGTTCAGAACAAGAAGTTCGTTTACACTCTCGGCAAGGATAACAAGGTTGTCTATACAGAGATAACTGTTGACCCACAGAACGATGGCAACAACTATGTTGTAACCAGCGGATTGAAGATAGGTGACAAATATGTGACCAACGGTATCACCAAGCTTACCGACCAGATGGAGATTGTCCCCATCACCCCTGAGCGCTACCAGGAGAAGATCCAGGAGCAGGCTAAGGCAATGACTGCCGGTGACATTGTTGGAGAAATGAAGAAATAA
- the fucP gene encoding L-fucose:H+ symporter permease yields the protein MKLVLNSNEILTKNGVSYLIPFILITACFTMWGFASDMTGPIVKAFSKIFRMSVTEGSMVQVAYYLGYFTMTFPAALFIQRYSFKAGVMLGMSLFAVGTLMFLPAKMTGIYFPFLIAYFLLTCGVAFLETSSNSFIYCMGTEDTATQRLNLAQAFNPIGALMGMVVAMNYVQAKMNPMTSAQRIELSDAQYELVKNHDLNILIQPYVFIGAVCIVLLLLIKLTKMPMVGDKRLKKGIVTSVRELLSLKNYREGVVAQFFYMGAQVTCWTFIIQYGTRVFMAEGMSEKAAEMLSQKFNIAALIFFTVSRFVFTFFLKYIKAGRLLSIIAICAATFVGGAILFPDRNGMYCLVAVSACMSLMFPTIYGIALRGVGENVKMAGAGLVMAIIGGAVFPPIQALIIDSNVAVLGIASTNLSFLIPLISFVYIALYGHRAYVRQHIWKIME from the coding sequence ATGAAACTTGTACTGAACTCTAATGAGATATTGACTAAGAACGGAGTGAGCTATCTCATTCCATTCATTCTTATTACTGCCTGCTTCACTATGTGGGGCTTTGCAAGTGATATGACGGGCCCTATCGTAAAGGCCTTTTCTAAGATTTTCCGTATGAGTGTCACCGAGGGCTCAATGGTTCAGGTGGCATATTATCTTGGCTATTTCACGATGACGTTTCCTGCCGCATTGTTCATCCAGCGCTATTCGTTCAAGGCAGGAGTGATGTTGGGCATGTCGCTGTTCGCTGTAGGTACGCTGATGTTTCTGCCAGCAAAGATGACTGGAATCTATTTCCCATTCCTCATAGCTTATTTTCTGCTGACATGTGGTGTGGCTTTCCTTGAGACGAGCAGTAACTCGTTTATCTATTGTATGGGAACTGAAGATACTGCTACTCAGCGACTTAACCTTGCCCAGGCATTCAATCCTATTGGTGCGCTGATGGGCATGGTCGTGGCAATGAACTATGTTCAGGCGAAGATGAATCCTATGACTTCTGCACAGCGTATTGAGCTGTCGGATGCGCAGTATGAATTGGTGAAGAACCACGACCTGAACATTCTCATCCAGCCTTATGTCTTCATCGGTGCTGTATGTATAGTGTTGCTGTTGCTCATAAAACTGACGAAGATGCCTATGGTGGGTGACAAGCGGTTGAAGAAAGGAATCGTCACTTCTGTTCGCGAGCTTTTGTCGCTGAAGAACTACCGTGAGGGTGTTGTTGCGCAGTTCTTCTATATGGGCGCCCAGGTGACATGCTGGACTTTCATCATTCAATATGGAACACGTGTGTTCATGGCAGAGGGAATGAGCGAGAAAGCAGCAGAGATGTTGTCGCAGAAGTTTAATATCGCTGCCCTCATATTTTTCACCGTGAGCCGTTTCGTCTTCACATTCTTCCTAAAATATATTAAGGCTGGGCGCCTGTTAAGCATCATTGCTATCTGTGCTGCCACTTTTGTCGGTGGAGCAATATTGTTCCCCGATCGTAATGGCATGTATTGCCTTGTTGCTGTGTCGGCTTGCATGTCGCTTATGTTCCCCACTATCTATGGTATTGCTCTGCGTGGAGTAGGTGAGAATGTGAAGATGGCAGGCGCCGGTCTTGTCATGGCGATAATAGGCGGTGCGGTGTTCCCGCCTATTCAAGCTCTTATCATTGACAGTAATGTTGCTGTACTTGGCATAGCATCAACGAACCTGTCATTCCTAATTCCTCTTATAAGCTTCGTTTACATAGCCCTCTACGGTCACCGCGCCTATGTACGACAGCATATCTGGAAGATTATGGAGTAG